In Parasegetibacter sp. NRK P23, a single genomic region encodes these proteins:
- a CDS encoding 2-isopropylmalate synthase, which translates to MNGTKIHIFDTTLRDGEQVPGCKLNTKEKVQLAEKLEALGVDVIEAGFPISSPGDFQSVQEIARIVKNATVCGLSRAVQKDIEAAAEALKPAKRPRIHTGIGTSDSHIKSKFNSTREDILQRAIQCVKWARNFVDDVEFYAEDAGRTDNEYLARVVEAVIAAGATVVNIPDTTGYCLPHQYGEKIAYLMNNVPNIDKAILSCHCHNDLGLATANSIAGAMAGARQIECTINGIGERAGNTSLEEVVMVIQQHKHLGLYTGIDATQLNPMSRLVSDTMRMPVQPNKAIVGANAFSHSSGIHQDGFLKDTSTYEIIAPEEVGAESSKIVLTARSGRSALAYRFLKLGFEFNRNDVDVLYDRFLQVADSKKEVEDADLATLAKSYKAETVHA; encoded by the coding sequence ATGAACGGTACTAAGATCCACATTTTCGACACCACCCTGCGCGACGGCGAACAGGTTCCGGGCTGTAAACTGAATACGAAGGAGAAAGTTCAACTGGCGGAAAAACTGGAAGCGTTGGGTGTGGATGTGATCGAAGCGGGATTTCCTATTTCCAGCCCGGGCGATTTTCAATCCGTACAGGAGATAGCCCGTATCGTAAAGAACGCCACTGTTTGCGGGTTGAGCCGCGCCGTGCAGAAAGACATTGAAGCCGCCGCCGAAGCGCTCAAGCCAGCCAAAAGGCCCCGCATCCATACCGGGATCGGCACTTCCGATTCCCACATTAAATCGAAATTCAATTCCACCCGTGAGGATATCCTCCAAAGGGCTATACAGTGTGTGAAATGGGCACGCAACTTTGTGGATGATGTGGAATTTTACGCGGAAGACGCGGGCAGAACTGACAATGAATACCTCGCGCGTGTAGTGGAAGCGGTGATTGCCGCCGGCGCTACCGTAGTGAATATACCCGATACCACCGGCTATTGTTTGCCGCACCAGTATGGCGAGAAGATCGCTTACCTGATGAACAACGTGCCGAATATCGACAAGGCTATTCTCTCCTGCCATTGTCACAACGACCTGGGCCTGGCCACCGCCAACTCCATCGCAGGAGCCATGGCAGGCGCCCGCCAGATCGAGTGTACCATCAACGGCATCGGGGAAAGAGCCGGGAACACCTCGCTGGAAGAAGTGGTGATGGTGATCCAGCAACACAAACACCTGGGACTGTACACCGGGATCGACGCCACACAGCTCAACCCGATGAGCAGGCTGGTTTCCGATACCATGCGGATGCCGGTTCAGCCCAACAAAGCCATCGTAGGCGCAAATGCGTTCTCGCACTCTTCAGGTATACACCAGGATGGGTTCCTGAAAGATACCAGCACCTACGAAATCATCGCTCCCGAAGAAGTGGGCGCTGAAAGTTCTAAAATCGTGCTCACCGCCCGCAGCGGACGTTCCGCACTCGCCTACCGCTTCCTGAAACTCGGCTTCGAGTTCAACCGGAACGATGTGGATGTACTGTACGACAGGTTCCTGCAGGTAGCCGACAGTAAAAAAGAAGTAGAGGACGCCGACCTGGCCACCCTCGCCAAATCATACAAAGCCGAAACAGTACACGCATAG
- the leuC gene encoding 3-isopropylmalate dehydratase large subunit yields the protein MGKTLFNKIWDKHVVKSIPEGPSVLYIDKHFIHEVTSPQAFKGIENRGLKVFRPQQIVATADHNVPTLNQHLPIKEELSRLQVDQLIKNCANHGVELYGLGHPFQGIVHVIGPELGITQPGMTIVCGDSHTSTHGAFGSIAFGIGTSEVEMVFASQCLMQSRPKLMRINVEGELKSGVLSKDIILYIISLISASGATGYFVEYAGSAIRSLSMEARMTICNMSIEMGARGGLIAPDETTFQYMEGRLFAPKGDEWTKKLTEWKALYSDADASFDKEINIKAEDIEPMITYGTNPGMGVGVTGNIPSTDTMEETEKPSFLKSLAYMGFEPGMAVKGQKVDYVFIGSCTNSRIEDLRLVADFVKGKKKADGVEVWIVPGSKQVEKQAKAEGIDQVLESAGFMLRQPGCSACLGMNEDKIPAGKYCISTSNRNFEGRQGAGARTLLASPLTAAAAAITGVVTDVRELIEQ from the coding sequence ATGGGAAAAACATTATTCAATAAGATCTGGGACAAGCACGTCGTTAAATCCATTCCGGAAGGCCCTTCTGTTTTGTATATCGACAAACATTTCATCCACGAGGTAACCAGTCCGCAGGCATTCAAAGGCATTGAAAACCGCGGCCTGAAAGTTTTCCGCCCGCAACAGATCGTTGCCACCGCGGACCACAACGTTCCCACACTCAACCAGCACCTTCCCATCAAGGAAGAGCTTTCGCGTTTACAGGTGGACCAACTCATTAAAAACTGCGCCAACCACGGTGTGGAATTGTATGGTCTGGGCCATCCCTTCCAGGGCATCGTTCACGTGATCGGACCGGAACTGGGCATCACCCAACCAGGCATGACCATCGTTTGCGGCGACAGCCATACCAGCACCCACGGCGCCTTCGGCTCCATCGCCTTCGGCATCGGTACCAGCGAAGTGGAAATGGTATTCGCTTCACAATGCCTCATGCAGAGCCGCCCCAAGCTGATGCGCATCAACGTGGAAGGTGAACTGAAGAGCGGCGTACTCTCTAAAGACATCATACTATATATTATATCGCTTATCTCCGCCTCCGGCGCTACCGGTTACTTCGTGGAATATGCCGGCTCCGCTATCCGCAGCCTGAGCATGGAAGCGCGCATGACCATCTGCAACATGAGCATCGAAATGGGTGCCCGTGGCGGATTGATCGCACCGGACGAAACGACTTTCCAATACATGGAAGGCCGGCTGTTCGCACCTAAAGGAGATGAATGGACGAAGAAGCTTACGGAATGGAAAGCACTGTATTCTGACGCGGATGCCAGCTTCGACAAGGAGATCAACATCAAAGCCGAAGACATTGAGCCGATGATTACCTATGGCACTAACCCGGGAATGGGCGTGGGCGTTACAGGCAATATTCCTTCTACCGATACGATGGAAGAAACGGAAAAACCTTCTTTCCTGAAATCACTCGCTTACATGGGCTTCGAACCCGGTATGGCCGTGAAAGGACAGAAAGTGGATTACGTTTTCATCGGCAGTTGCACGAACTCCCGCATCGAAGACCTTCGCCTTGTGGCCGATTTTGTGAAAGGAAAGAAAAAAGCCGATGGCGTGGAAGTATGGATCGTTCCCGGCAGCAAGCAGGTAGAAAAACAAGCCAAAGCAGAAGGCATAGACCAGGTGCTGGAGTCCGCAGGATTCATGTTGCGTCAGCCCGGGTGCTCCGCTTGTCTGGGTATGAATGAAGATAAAATTCCCGCGGGCAAATACTGCATCTCCACTTCCAACAGGAATTTCGAGGGAAGGCAGGGCGCGGGCGCACGTACTTTACTGGCAAGCCCGCTCACAGCGGCCGCCGCAGCCATTACAGGCGTGGTAACAGATGTAAGAGAACTGATTGAACAATAA
- the leuD gene encoding 3-isopropylmalate dehydratase small subunit — MQAFTTVTSRFVPLNIENIDTDQIIPARFLKATTREGFGKNLFRDWRYENDDEHQPKKDFALNNPAFSGNILVAAKNFGCGSSREHAAWSILDYGFRVVVSSFFADIFKNNALNNGVLPVQVSEPFLQEIFAQPADATLTVDLSAQTITIDATGASENFEINNYKKTCLLNGYDDIDYLLSIREDIEAYEKQR; from the coding sequence ATGCAAGCATTCACTACAGTAACGTCGCGGTTCGTTCCGCTGAATATCGAGAACATCGATACAGACCAGATCATCCCCGCACGTTTTCTCAAGGCCACCACACGGGAAGGATTCGGAAAGAATCTTTTCCGCGACTGGCGTTATGAGAACGATGATGAACACCAACCCAAAAAAGATTTCGCGCTGAACAACCCCGCTTTCTCGGGGAACATACTCGTGGCAGCTAAGAACTTCGGGTGCGGATCCAGCCGCGAACATGCCGCCTGGTCCATTCTTGATTATGGATTCCGCGTGGTGGTGAGCAGCTTCTTTGCCGACATCTTCAAGAACAACGCCCTCAACAACGGCGTACTCCCCGTTCAGGTGAGCGAACCCTTCCTCCAGGAAATCTTCGCCCAGCCTGCCGACGCCACACTTACCGTGGACCTCTCCGCCCAAACCATCACCATTGATGCAACAGGCGCCTCGGAAAATTTTGAGATCAACAATTACAAGAAAACATGCCTGCTGAACGGGTACGATGATATCGACTACCTGTTAAGCATACGCGAAGATATTGAAGCGTACGAAAAACAACGCTGA
- the leuB gene encoding 3-isopropylmalate dehydrogenase, whose translation MKKKVAVIYGDGIGPEVTKQSMKVLDAIAQRFGHEFEYEFCLMGADAIDKTGSPLPDETLEVVLNSDAILFGAIGHPKYDNDPSAKVRPEQGLLKLRKSLQLFANIRPVTTYQALHHLSPLKPKNLEGVDVVIYRELTGGIYFGKKELSEDGNTAMDDCTYHRHEIERIAKLAFEQSMQRQKRLTLVDKANVLETSRLWRAVVREMAANYPEVAVDYMFVDNAAMQMIVNPKQFDVILTENMFGDIISDEASVITGSLGMLPSASVGTGTAMFEPIHGSYPQAAGKDIANPLGSILSAAMMLDYFNMFEEAKLVRAAVEWTLENGFVTKDIDPVNNYTTTTIGDLVKDFVENKIPSAINKSNLSLSKSTII comes from the coding sequence ATGAAAAAGAAAGTCGCGGTAATATATGGAGACGGGATCGGTCCCGAAGTCACCAAGCAGTCGATGAAAGTGCTGGACGCCATTGCACAACGCTTTGGCCACGAGTTTGAATATGAGTTCTGCCTGATGGGCGCCGATGCCATCGACAAAACCGGTTCTCCCCTTCCCGATGAAACACTCGAAGTGGTACTGAACAGCGATGCGATCCTCTTCGGAGCGATTGGTCACCCCAAATACGATAATGACCCGTCCGCTAAAGTACGTCCTGAACAAGGGCTGCTGAAACTGCGGAAATCTCTGCAATTGTTTGCCAACATCCGCCCGGTAACTACGTACCAGGCACTGCACCATCTCTCCCCCCTCAAACCTAAGAACCTTGAGGGGGTGGATGTGGTCATCTACCGCGAATTAACAGGTGGTATCTATTTCGGTAAGAAAGAACTTTCCGAAGATGGTAACACCGCCATGGACGACTGTACCTATCACCGCCACGAGATTGAACGCATCGCCAAACTCGCGTTCGAACAAAGCATGCAACGCCAGAAGAGATTGACATTGGTTGACAAAGCCAATGTACTGGAAACTTCCCGCTTATGGCGCGCAGTGGTACGCGAAATGGCCGCGAACTACCCTGAAGTTGCCGTGGATTATATGTTCGTGGACAACGCCGCGATGCAGATGATCGTGAACCCCAAACAATTCGATGTGATCCTCACCGAGAACATGTTTGGCGATATCATCAGCGACGAGGCCAGTGTGATCACCGGATCACTGGGTATGTTGCCCTCCGCATCGGTTGGAACCGGTACCGCCATGTTCGAACCCATCCACGGTTCTTACCCGCAGGCCGCGGGCAAAGACATCGCCAACCCGCTTGGCTCCATTCTTTCCGCCGCGATGATGCTCGACTACTTCAACATGTTTGAAGAAGCGAAACTGGTGCGCGCCGCTGTGGAATGGACTTTGGAAAACGGATTCGTAACAAAGGATATCGACCCCGTGAACAATTATACCACCACCACTATTGGTGACCTGGTAAAGGATTTTGTAGAGAATAAGATTCCCTCGGCGATCAACAAAAGCAACCTGTCGCTGAGCAAATCCACCATCATCTGA
- the ilvD gene encoding dihydroxy-acid dehydratase, whose protein sequence is MAQELNKYSKTITQDPTQPAAQAMLYGIGLTDEDLAKAQVGIVSMGYDGNTCNMHLNELAAVVKKGVWEQDLVGLVFNTIGVSDGISNGTDGMRYSLVSRDVIADSIETVCGAQYYDSLIAIPGCDKNMPGSIIAMGRLNRPAIMVYGGTIAPGHYKGQDLNIVSSFEALGQKIAGQLDEADFKGIVMNSCPGAGACGGMYTANTMASAIEALGMSLPYSSSNPALSKEKKEECVAAGKAIRLLMEKDIKPRDIMTREAFENAIVTLMVLGGSTNAVLHLIAMAKSVDVPLTQDDFQAVSDRVPLLADFKPSGKYLMQDLHEHGGVPAVMKYLLEKGLLHGDCLTCTGKTLAENLAEVPSLDFDKQKIIYPLEQPLKATGHLQILYGNLAEGGSVAKITGKEGERFEGPARVFDGEHALIAGIQSGRVKEGDVVVIRQVGPKGAPGMPEMLKPTSAIIGAGLGKSVALITDGRFSGGTHGFVVGHITPESHDGGLLAFVHDDDPITIDAVNNKLTLHVSEEEIAKRKANWKQPALKAQKGVLYKYAKCVSTAAEGCVTDA, encoded by the coding sequence ATGGCACAGGAACTGAACAAGTACAGTAAAACGATCACACAGGATCCCACGCAACCAGCCGCGCAGGCCATGTTGTACGGGATTGGTCTGACGGACGAGGACCTCGCGAAGGCGCAGGTGGGCATTGTGAGCATGGGCTACGATGGCAACACCTGTAATATGCACCTGAACGAACTCGCTGCCGTCGTCAAAAAAGGCGTATGGGAGCAGGACCTTGTTGGTCTCGTTTTCAATACGATCGGGGTGAGCGATGGTATCTCCAACGGAACCGATGGTATGCGCTACTCCCTGGTGAGCCGTGATGTAATTGCAGATTCCATTGAAACCGTTTGTGGCGCGCAGTATTATGATTCACTGATCGCGATTCCCGGTTGCGATAAGAATATGCCCGGATCCATCATCGCGATGGGCAGGCTGAACCGTCCGGCCATCATGGTATATGGCGGCACCATTGCTCCCGGTCATTACAAGGGCCAGGACCTGAACATTGTTTCTTCTTTTGAAGCCCTCGGGCAAAAAATAGCCGGACAGCTGGACGAAGCTGATTTCAAAGGCATCGTCATGAACTCCTGCCCTGGTGCCGGTGCATGCGGTGGTATGTATACCGCGAATACCATGGCATCGGCCATTGAAGCGCTGGGTATGAGTCTCCCCTATTCTTCTTCCAACCCTGCCCTGAGCAAGGAGAAGAAGGAAGAATGTGTTGCCGCGGGCAAAGCCATCCGCCTGCTGATGGAGAAAGACATCAAACCCCGCGATATCATGACGCGCGAGGCTTTCGAGAACGCCATCGTTACCCTGATGGTACTCGGCGGAAGCACCAACGCTGTACTGCACCTCATCGCCATGGCGAAAAGTGTGGATGTTCCCTTAACACAGGATGACTTCCAGGCTGTAAGCGACCGTGTTCCCCTGCTGGCCGATTTCAAACCCAGCGGTAAATACCTGATGCAGGACCTGCACGAACATGGTGGTGTACCTGCGGTAATGAAATACCTGCTGGAGAAAGGATTGCTCCACGGCGATTGCCTTACCTGCACCGGTAAAACGCTGGCGGAAAACCTTGCGGAAGTACCTTCTCTCGATTTCGATAAACAAAAGATCATCTATCCGCTGGAGCAGCCATTGAAAGCCACCGGCCACCTTCAGATACTGTACGGTAACCTCGCCGAAGGCGGCAGTGTAGCCAAGATCACCGGTAAAGAAGGTGAACGCTTCGAAGGACCCGCACGCGTATTTGATGGCGAACACGCCCTGATTGCCGGTATCCAGAGCGGTCGTGTGAAAGAAGGTGATGTGGTGGTGATCCGCCAGGTTGGTCCCAAAGGCGCGCCCGGTATGCCCGAAATGCTGAAACCCACTTCCGCCATCATCGGCGCGGGGCTAGGTAAATCTGTGGCGCTCATCACCGATGGCCGCTTCAGCGGCGGAACACACGGTTTTGTGGTAGGGCACATCACACCAGAATCGCACGATGGCGGATTACTCGCTTTCGTTCACGACGATGATCCCATTACTATTGATGCGGTGAACAACAAGCTTACCCTTCATGTAAGTGAGGAAGAGATCGCCAAAAGGAAAGCCAACTGGAAACAACCCGCCTTAAAAGCACAGAAAGGCGTTTTATATAAATATGCGAAATGCGTTTCCACAGCCGCGGAAGGCTGTGTTACAGACGCGTAA
- the ilvB gene encoding biosynthetic-type acetolactate synthase large subunit gives MSQSTIIQKTTKPAPQQPAAQTLSGSQAVLECFLAEGVDTIFGYPGGAIMPIYDALYDYKEKLEHILVRHEQGGIHAAQGYARASGKTGIVFATSGPGATNLVTGLADAMIDSTPLVCITGQVFAHLLGTDAFQETDVINITTPVTKWNYQVTDAKEIPSVLAKAFYIAGSGRPGPVLIDITKNAQLEKFEFQGYEKCDHIRSYRPKPVVRKEYIQQAAELINSAEKPFILLGQGVILGKAEKEFITFAEKSGIPVAWTIMGMSAIPTNHPLAVGMLGMHGNYGPNVLTNEADVIIAVGMRFDDRVTGRLDKYAKQAKIVHLDIDPAEIDKNVQSTVPVWGDCKETLPLLTAAIETKVYPQWLQKFRDYQQQEEETCIQPEMNPEGEVLSMAEVINELNQLTKNEAIIVTDVGQHQMVACRYAQYNQSKSNITSGGLGTMGFALPAAIGAKFGAPERTVVAIIGDGGFQMTLQELGTIMQSKVNVKILILNNEFLGMVRQWQQLFHDKRYSFVNIESPDFVAVAKGYYIDGQRVREREKLREALKTMLEHDGAYLLEVMTGKENNVFPMVPQGCSVSEIRLK, from the coding sequence ATGAGTCAGTCAACAATCATACAGAAAACGACCAAACCCGCACCACAGCAACCCGCGGCACAAACCCTTTCCGGTTCGCAGGCCGTATTGGAATGTTTCCTTGCGGAAGGTGTGGATACCATTTTCGGTTACCCCGGCGGCGCCATCATGCCCATCTATGATGCGCTGTACGATTACAAAGAAAAGCTGGAGCACATCCTCGTTCGCCACGAACAGGGTGGTATTCATGCCGCGCAGGGTTACGCCCGCGCATCCGGTAAAACAGGTATCGTGTTCGCCACTTCAGGTCCCGGTGCCACCAACCTGGTAACGGGTCTTGCAGATGCGATGATCGATAGTACACCATTGGTATGTATCACCGGTCAGGTATTCGCGCACCTGCTTGGTACCGATGCGTTCCAGGAAACAGACGTGATCAACATTACCACACCCGTTACCAAATGGAACTACCAGGTAACCGACGCGAAAGAGATCCCGAGCGTGTTGGCCAAAGCCTTCTACATTGCAGGCAGCGGTCGTCCGGGTCCTGTATTGATCGATATCACCAAGAATGCCCAGCTCGAAAAATTCGAGTTCCAGGGTTATGAAAAATGTGACCATATCCGCAGCTACCGTCCCAAGCCGGTGGTAAGGAAAGAATACATTCAGCAGGCGGCCGAACTCATCAACAGTGCGGAGAAGCCATTCATTCTGCTGGGGCAGGGCGTGATCCTCGGTAAAGCGGAGAAAGAATTCATCACCTTCGCGGAGAAAAGCGGTATCCCCGTAGCCTGGACCATCATGGGCATGAGTGCTATTCCTACCAACCATCCGCTGGCGGTGGGTATGCTGGGCATGCACGGCAACTACGGTCCGAACGTACTCACCAATGAAGCCGATGTGATCATCGCCGTGGGTATGCGCTTCGACGACCGCGTTACGGGCCGCCTCGATAAGTACGCCAAACAGGCGAAGATCGTCCACCTCGATATTGATCCCGCTGAAATAGATAAGAACGTTCAGTCCACCGTTCCTGTTTGGGGCGATTGCAAGGAAACCCTTCCCCTGCTTACCGCCGCCATCGAAACAAAAGTATACCCCCAGTGGCTGCAGAAATTCCGCGATTACCAGCAGCAGGAAGAAGAAACCTGTATTCAGCCGGAAATGAATCCTGAAGGCGAAGTGCTTTCCATGGCGGAAGTAATCAATGAGCTGAACCAGCTTACAAAAAATGAAGCCATCATCGTAACGGATGTGGGTCAGCACCAGATGGTGGCCTGCCGTTACGCGCAATACAATCAAAGTAAAAGCAACATCACTTCAGGCGGACTGGGCACTATGGGCTTTGCTTTGCCCGCAGCCATCGGCGCTAAGTTCGGCGCACCGGAACGTACCGTGGTAGCCATTATCGGAGACGGCGGGTTCCAGATGACGCTCCAGGAACTGGGCACCATCATGCAGAGCAAAGTGAATGTGAAAATACTGATCCTGAACAACGAGTTCCTGGGTATGGTGCGCCAGTGGCAGCAACTGTTCCACGACAAACGCTACTCTTTCGTGAACATTGAAAGTCCGGACTTCGTAGCCGTTGCCAAAGGCTATTACATTGATGGACAACGCGTGCGGGAACGAGAAAAGTTGCGTGAAGCCCTGAAGACTATGCTGGAACACGATGGCGCTTACCTGCTGGAAGTAATGACCGGCAAAGAAAACAACGTGTTCCCGATGGTGCCGCAGGGATGCAGTGTAAGTGAAATAAGGCTGAAATAA
- the ilvN gene encoding acetolactate synthase small subunit yields the protein MQKQEFTITVYTENHIGLLNRIAIIFSRRKINIESLNTSPSEVDGIHRFTIVINETEDVVRKLVRQIEKQVEVLKAYFNTEEEIVWQELAMYKVSTDEIAEKVKVERLLREYGARAVVIRKDYTVFETTGHREETEKLVKVLAPYGLIEFVRSARVAIIKASAGFHDKLREFERREPGEEVIENEYLDKQEEVFTM from the coding sequence ATGCAAAAACAGGAATTCACCATAACGGTTTACACAGAGAACCACATCGGTTTGCTGAACCGCATCGCGATCATCTTTTCGCGCCGTAAAATAAACATCGAGAGTCTGAATACCTCTCCTTCCGAAGTGGATGGCATCCACCGTTTCACCATCGTGATCAACGAAACGGAAGACGTGGTGCGCAAACTGGTGCGTCAGATTGAGAAACAGGTGGAAGTGCTGAAGGCTTACTTCAATACCGAAGAAGAGATCGTTTGGCAGGAACTGGCGATGTACAAGGTTTCCACCGATGAGATCGCAGAGAAAGTTAAGGTGGAACGTTTGCTCCGCGAGTATGGCGCTCGCGCCGTAGTGATCCGCAAAGACTATACGGTATTTGAAACCACGGGGCACCGGGAAGAAACAGAAAAACTGGTAAAAGTACTGGCGCCTTACGGACTCATAGAATTCGTACGCAGCGCACGGGTAGCCATCATCAAAGCCAGCGCGGGCTTCCACGATAAACTCCGTGAATTTGAAAGAAGAGAGCCCGGAGAAGAAGTGATCGAGAACGAATACCTCGACAAACAGGAAGAAGTATTTACCATGTAA
- the ilvC gene encoding ketol-acid reductoisomerase — protein MAKLNFGGVEENVVTREEFPLAKAQEVLKNETVAVIGYGVQGPGQALNQKDNGINVIVGQRKNSKTWDKAVADGFVPGETLFEIEEALERGTIICYLLSDAAQIELWPTVKKHLTAGKALYFSHGFGITFNEQTGIIPPADVDVFLVAPKGSGTSLRRMFLQGRGLNSSYAIFQDATGKAKERVVALGIAVGSGYLFETDFRKEVFSDLTGERGTLMGAIQGIFAAQYEVLRSKGHTPSEAFNETVEELTQSLMPLVAENGMDWMYANCSTTAQRGALDWWKKFKDATKPVFEELYESVATGKESQRSIDSNSQADYRVKLEAELKELRESEMWQAGKTVRSLRPENQKVAAEA, from the coding sequence ATGGCTAAATTAAATTTCGGCGGGGTTGAAGAAAACGTTGTGACCCGCGAAGAATTCCCGCTTGCCAAAGCGCAGGAAGTATTGAAGAACGAAACAGTGGCAGTAATTGGTTACGGCGTACAAGGTCCGGGCCAGGCGCTGAACCAGAAAGATAACGGCATCAACGTGATCGTTGGTCAGCGGAAGAATTCCAAAACATGGGACAAAGCCGTTGCCGACGGATTCGTTCCCGGAGAAACCCTGTTCGAAATTGAAGAAGCCCTCGAGCGTGGTACCATCATCTGCTACCTGCTGAGTGATGCCGCACAAATCGAACTGTGGCCCACTGTAAAGAAGCACCTCACTGCCGGTAAAGCACTCTACTTCTCTCATGGTTTCGGTATCACTTTCAACGAACAAACAGGCATCATTCCTCCTGCTGACGTAGATGTGTTCCTGGTGGCCCCCAAAGGTTCCGGTACTTCCCTGCGCCGCATGTTCCTGCAAGGCCGTGGTCTGAACTCCAGCTACGCCATCTTCCAGGATGCTACAGGTAAAGCAAAAGAAAGAGTGGTGGCCCTCGGTATCGCTGTAGGAAGTGGATACCTCTTCGAAACAGATTTCCGCAAAGAAGTATTCTCCGACCTCACCGGTGAAAGAGGAACTTTGATGGGCGCTATCCAAGGCATCTTCGCCGCCCAGTACGAAGTGCTGCGCAGTAAAGGCCATACGCCTTCCGAAGCGTTCAACGAAACAGTGGAAGAACTCACGCAGTCCCTTATGCCCCTCGTTGCAGAAAACGGCATGGACTGGATGTACGCCAACTGCTCCACTACCGCGCAACGCGGCGCACTCGACTGGTGGAAAAAATTCAAAGACGCGACCAAACCCGTGTTCGAAGAACTCTACGAAAGCGTTGCTACCGGTAAAGAATCTCAGCGTTCTATCGATTCCAACAGCCAGGCTGATTACCGCGTGAAGCTGGAAGCCGAACTGAAAGAACTCCGTGAAAGCGAAATGTGGCAGGCAGGTAAAACTGTGCGTAGCCTTCGTCCGGAGAACCAGAAGGTAGCGGCAGAAGCATAA
- the ilvA gene encoding threonine ammonia-lyase, which yields MATTTHMKPLEFHKAALRLKKVVSRTPLMHNLNLSRKYHCNVFLKREDLQVVRSYKLRGAYNMMSSLPEEQLKNGVVCASAGNHAQGFAFSCKKLGVKGVVFMPVITPKQKVTQTKMFGEDNITIQLVGDTFDDCAIAAKKFTEENGMTFIPPFDDHRIIEGQGTVALEILEDQDDVDFLFVPVGGGGLAAGVGSYFKTFSPKTKIIGIEPEGAPSMKKAREAGHPVTLESIDRFVDGAAVKRVGELTFSICQEVLDEIETVPEGKVCSTILKLYNEDAIVVEPAGALSIAALDDYADQIRGKNVVCVVSGSNNDIARMQEIKERSLLYEGLKHYFIIRFAQRPGALKQYLNEVLGPTDDIIRFEFMQKNNKETGPALVGVELQNAEDYEVLLNKMISLQIDYTELNKDDKLFGYLV from the coding sequence ATGGCAACAACCACCCACATGAAACCCCTCGAATTCCACAAAGCAGCGCTGCGACTGAAAAAGGTTGTATCGAGAACACCCCTCATGCACAACCTCAACCTCTCGCGCAAATACCACTGCAATGTGTTCCTGAAAAGAGAGGACCTGCAGGTGGTACGTTCCTACAAACTCCGCGGCGCTTACAATATGATGAGCAGCCTGCCGGAAGAACAACTGAAGAACGGCGTGGTATGCGCCAGTGCCGGTAACCACGCGCAGGGCTTCGCCTTCTCCTGTAAGAAGCTCGGCGTGAAAGGCGTGGTGTTCATGCCCGTGATCACACCCAAACAAAAAGTCACCCAAACGAAAATGTTCGGGGAAGACAATATCACCATCCAACTGGTGGGCGATACATTCGACGATTGCGCTATCGCCGCTAAAAAATTTACGGAAGAAAACGGGATGACATTCATCCCTCCTTTCGATGACCACCGCATCATCGAAGGACAGGGCACCGTGGCCCTCGAAATACTGGAAGACCAGGATGATGTCGATTTCCTGTTCGTGCCCGTTGGTGGAGGCGGACTCGCAGCAGGCGTCGGTTCCTATTTCAAAACTTTCAGTCCCAAAACAAAAATCATCGGCATTGAGCCCGAAGGCGCTCCTTCCATGAAAAAAGCACGCGAAGCAGGCCATCCGGTTACCCTGGAAAGCATCGACCGCTTTGTAGATGGCGCCGCCGTTAAACGTGTGGGTGAACTCACTTTCTCCATCTGCCAGGAAGTGCTGGATGAAATAGAAACCGTTCCCGAAGGAAAGGTTTGTTCCACCATCCTGAAATTGTACAATGAAGACGCGATTGTGGTGGAACCCGCAGGTGCATTGTCCATCGCGGCCCTTGATGATTACGCTGACCAGATCAGGGGCAAGAATGTTGTTTGTGTGGTAAGCGGCAGCAACAACGATATCGCCAGGATGCAGGAGATCAAAGAAAGATCGCTGCTCTATGAAGGTTTGAAACACTACTTCATCATCCGCTTCGCGCAACGCCCGGGCGCATTGAAACAATACCTGAACGAAGTACTCGGTCCCACAGACGATATCATCCGCTTCGAGTTCATGCAGAAGAACAACAAAGAAACCGGTCCCGCACTGGTAGGTGTTGAATTACAAAACGCGGAAGATTATGAAGTACTCCTCAACAAAATGATCAGCTTACAGATCGATTATACGGAATTGAATAAAGACGATAAACTCTTCGGTTATCTTGTATAA